The Ostrinia nubilalis chromosome 19, ilOstNubi1.1, whole genome shotgun sequence DNA window ATGGTTTTCTCCTTGATGAAAGGGTATCTACTTCTGGACAGAGGCTTCCCTGATGATTTCCACAACAATCGTTCCTGTACTGCTCGTATACATGAATTTATATGAGCAGCACAGGAACATGTGGCCTGACACACTGCGTCTTCCTATCCATGGGCGCCACTCAAGAATGTTTCTGCCCAAACGGCCATCACTTCTGctagctatgtgccctgcccattgccgcgAAAGTGTGGTAATTATGCGAgctatgtctgttactttgAGTCTCCTTCGGACTTCCTCATCATCCTTTGGGTGGCTTTGAGCCTTCTCATAAGGCCCATAGTGAAGGAACACGGCTCCGTTCCGTGCGTCATAGCTGCCAagccaacacacattggtcaaagactttcagtcaaaggttttgagacactgcggtattttgcATAAGAAGTCGCGAAGCCTCTCGGATGCTGTCCCCCCAAGTAAGATTCAACGATTGTAGTCACGGCACGGCTGAGACCTTTGGAGACCTAGAATCAATGCtctatggcctcagtagaggctctcaataaatgggattcaaaataaacatggacaagacgaaaaaattatgtcaaatatccgtgttacaCGCACTCTTCTGAACGGGGAAGACTCTACACTCAAAGTTGTTCTTGAAACGAACAGTctagttaggtaggtctaacttcaagAAAGAGGTCTATGATGAGATGAGGATCAGACACAAAAATACGTAAGATATGATgctatctattttaaatttcttattataaatattaaaaataagcttattgattaaatttgatgtgtagttttagtgtgatttgtatttattttgcaataaaagcgtcgaagtattatattttcaatatatgaggcaatgtttaccttaacgcatatagggatatatgtgtccccgactgaaaaacactgaaatacatagcacttatattttctgtactacttttatgttaaattagactaaaacaaatagatataactaaagaaaaaataattttatggtttggaatagttataagcgtgtaagggttaacataataatgaataaaaataactaaaactatcaaataaataaaacaacaaaaaactgtaaacaagattttattcttatcactaaataaataacatttacaaaacaaataattacataaatcacttaaaactagcttaaaataaaataaatcaatttagtGACCTTGCTAATGGTTCGTTTATCGGTCGCGCGGGACCCTAAGCAGCTTTCTCTTCAATCCTTTATGCGTCTGGGCATTGGTCAAAAACATCGTATGATTTTAATGGGCGGCGCCTAAAGCCGTTTGACCTTTAAAAATCGTCGGCCAGGCCAGGGCACATCTCCCCGGCTTCATTTCGACAAACCAACTTGAAAAATACGGCCGCGTACCTGCTTATCGCCGCCGCGCCGATTCCATTTCAAAtcatttataatatgtagtgcAAATGCACTAAATACAGACCATAAAGTACAATAAAATTAGTAGTCGTTTCATAAACAAGTACGATAAAACTGTGTAGTGAATACATCCCCGATAGGGTAAGTGATGAACAAGTATTTCTTCTTTCGCTTTAGTTCTAAGATATTGTAACTACAAGTTGCGAATAGTTAGTGCCTAGTGTACCTACTCATTTAATTCTTCCTGTAGTGCCTATCTATCCAGCTTTGTTGAAAACCTAATTATGTCGTAAATTCCTTTAACAGAGATCAGTTAGTAATTATTCGCTATTGGCGTAATTATTCAtacaaattgttaatttaaagcatttggcgtacctaataataaatcataatattatttactttattttaattatgctgTGTTTGTAAACTCCGATCTGATTGCATTCATCGCCACTTCGCCTGTTATTACTTAGGCTCGACTTTCTTGGCTTGGTTTGACGATGATTGCAGTCTCCGGATGTTGAGACCGGAAGTGGCTTAAGCTGGAATGTTCATTCCCAGGGATCGAAATTCGGGACTAACGCGGAGGCAAACGCGTACCATCTGCGGCTCGACATCCAAGGCGCCTCCAGCTGACAGCGACTACGTCCAGCACCTACGGCCACCATCTACCTTCGGCCGCCCTCGCCAGGGAAGTCACGGACCGCGAAAGCATACCCACAGTCGGGCATTCGAACCCCGCCCTCATTTGTAAAGtcaataaattgtaattttatctgTGTACGCTAGTGTTCATTATTTACTAATTTCCCACTACGCGACACTGGAAAGTTTCGGAATTACTTTTCATAGTCTTTTTAGGAACAAAAATTATATGGTTTGACTCGAATGGATATGACAAGGCTGGCATATCAGCTTGCggtaaaaaataatgttctCCATCCATTTCAGCATGAAGGAGCTGGCAGATACTGGCTCAAGGGATTTCTTGCAAGGCACAAGCATATTCTATCAATTCGCAAGCCTACTGGAACATCTTTTGCTAGAGCCAACAGATTCACAAAGGAAAAAATGGacgagttttataaaaatcttgaaacagtttatgaagaaaaaaggtTCGCGGCGAACAGGATTTTCAGTGTTGATAAAATATAGTCGATACTAGTCGATTTGACAATCTCAAtgttagcaatttatttgtaccaaatgataaaaaaaattaaaggagtAATAAAACGCAATTTCCCTCATCATAAACTAGGGAAAGAAGCTAAGAAAGTTTTAAACGCGgttaaatatataaaaaatgtaaaagtaGGTGACAATCCGATTGGTTGAGACAGTAGTGCCGTCTGTGACAAAGCTTATTAAAACTATAGAAGGCATGGAAAATATTTGGGAAGTTTTATCTGGCAAATATAAATTTGATTTAATGCTATCAAGGAATTTCAATCAGGACCCTTTAGAAAATTTCTTTGGAAACATTAGGAGTTATGGGGCAAGAAATATTGCACCAAACACTGTAGAATTTGAAGGGGCATTTCAATCTTTGTTATTAAACAATTATAGCTCTCCACAATTGAACTAAAGCTAATTGCGAAGATGATGCTCATGAATGCCTCCAAAACTTGGATTTctttttgaaagaaaaataaaatcgatTCCTCCTAATGTTTCCAAAGAAACTGATATTATCCATTTTAATAACGAGATATGCATGGAACAGAGACATGAAAGCGACGCTGGTCAAAGCAATTATGTATGTGGATGGGTcctgaaaaaatgttttaaaaatattattaaaggctGTATTAAATGTAAATCTCAATTGTCAGATGAAACACCAAATGTAAATAATGCTTATATCAAAGCAAAAGAATATAGTAATAAGAAATGGTTGTGCTATCCAAATAAGGTCATAGAACAATAtttgataatgataataaaGTCAGGTACAGACAGAGCCAGGTTAGTTCCTAAGGGCTTCACCCAAAGTCCAGGCattgattattatgattaatgTTTTTTACCTGTTGTTAGACATTCCACTTTGAAATTGTTTTGAATTGTTGTTCGCTTGAGCAGTCCAGCTTAATTTGGATATTTGTCATTTACATGTTGACACTGCTTTTCTGAATggtttattaaatgaaaatgtgTACATGATGAAACCACCAGGTTTTCAAGGTAGCGATAATGATGTAAATAAAGTTTTGCGATTGAAACGTGCCATTTATGGATTGAAACAGTCATCAAGGGCATGGTACCAACGAGTTGATTAATTGTTGCAATCCATGGGTTatacaaaatcaaaagtatGCACTTTCCGCTGAAGATATTAGCACAGACCAGAAATACTTGTACAAAATAGTTGAAGCAGTTTCTACAGGCACCTTTCCTAACGATTTAGCGAACAAATCGCTAGGCAAAATGTCCCATGCCCGATGGCTAACTCGTGCCAACAGGATTCTCCGTTTGTATGTTTCAGTGGAAACTCCTTCTGAAAATCTCATCACTCTGGCAACATACATTGTCAGAGTTTGCGCTCCAGTATGGTTTGCTATAAAAACGCACCCTAGCTGTAAAGATGGACCTCGACACTTGTTTAAGCTCATCGAGCTCACCAGATATTTACCGAAAgctttgaaacaaaaatattgttgaCCCAGTTATTCAAAGAAATGCTTATTTCGCACATCCAGAAAACTTATTACTTGCAATGTTGACTGATTTCCAGCCGCACATACGTGAATTAGCTGCTCGTTGAATTTTGAAAGCTAGATCAGCAAAACCTAAAAGATTGCGTCTGTTTCAATTGCCAGAGGTGAACTTTAATACGTCAACGTATTATGACCTTTTAGATTGGCAAGAAAATATCACTGAGCCGGCAATTTTAAAGTTTGTAACAGAAGAAAATCTGCGATTATTTGTTGCACAAAAAGGAGAAGGCGAATTAAATTTATTACGCCTCCCTTGTCACACACAAGCAGTAGAGAGAGCAGTTAAAGCAGTGACTGAAGCTTCTGCTACTTTATGTAATAGAACAGCAAGGATTCATCAAAGCCCAGATAGATTCGAGAAAATCAATGCCGAAATTCGACAGCAAAAAGGATTTTTGCCCCTAATTAAGCTTCGATGATGACCGTACTGTAAtgattatttttgatttgatctGCAGTTACACTTATTTGACACGTTAATTCAcctttaataaacaaaattactattgatttaagacttttatttataaatagcgTTGATCAGTATAACTGTTTCTGCCATATCATTAGGACCTTTCAAACCACATTTTCTTGAATTTTCACGTGAAACCGGAGGCAGAAGATTAATTCCGAATACGATCAAAATTCATAGTCTGTTTACAATTATGATTTGGCACCTTTTTATCACTGTGcccgaaaaaaaaactaacttttttttttctccatACTGATGTGACCCACCCTAATACCTATGGAGGTTTGACGTCCACGCCAAAAAACATATCTCTCGAGACCAGAATAATCCTCTGGATGCGTCCACGCCAAGCATCGTGCTGGATCTGCTCCGTGGTCTCGAGGGATATGGCTATACGGTGTGGATGGACAACTACCTATAATAGGCTATTTGACAACATTTAAAATATACCACAAATTGTGGTCATCCTATCAGCTAAATGCCTAAAAAGGCATATTTCActataaatgaaacaaaattaagtatattttttccaaaataagcgaaataaatataaaaaagaaaaaaatgttgcGACGGGAACGTCTTGTGATTGGTGGCAACTCCGGTGACGTCTCATGCAAGTAAACAGCCATTTTTTTGACTGCTAATTGTACGAATTTTAAGTTTTCTCAGTGATAATTACATCTGTGAGCTACTTCTGAAGCTATTTTTGTTAATCTTTAAGGTCTTCTATACTTACAAACTCAGAATGGAAATAAGTTTTGTGCGAGCCGACAATAGCAACCTGCCAAAGATCGACGCTTTTATGGTTGCACTTTTCTTCAGAAATAACCCTGATTATTATTCTGCAGAACTTAAAAATGTGAAAACAGCTGTGTAAGTATTCTAAAGGATTATTATTAGATCGCACTTTTGGTCATTCACACATTTACTCTCAAGTCAACATAACCTCTATGTGGAGGTTATGTTAATACAAACTAAATTTTTGTCATGATTTGCTCTTGTTCCACAGGTCTGCAAGGGAAACTTACGGAGACGATGCAATTGGATATGTCCAGCTACATCGCAAGGATGGAATATGTACAGTGAAATGTAAAATGTGCCCTGAACATCGCGTCAGAACAAAATCTTACAATGTCACGATGGTTGTTAATGAACAGGACAGCAAAGTGATTAGCTGTCAGTGCCACGACTGTGCAGCTTCAGCTGGGGGATGCAAGCATGCTGTAGCATTTTTAATGTGGGTCCATCGCCGTTCAGAAGAGCCTGCATGTACTTCAGTTGAATGCTACTGGAGAAAACCTACTCTGTCAAAAGTAGGTACAACGCTGAAATACATTACTGTGCAGCAGTTGTCAAAAAAAGAAATCCCTCACCGACCAAGCATAACTTCAGTTTATGATGATTTTTTAGCAGAAGCCAATAAGAGAAACATTCACAACTGCGAGTTGCTCAAGCATCAGAAGAATTTTCTACATAGTGGTGTGATGCAATTTTCATTGCACTGTTTTATTATGAAACAGTCGCCAGATACTAAACAGGATGTAGATTTAGTAATAGAAAAGATGAGAGACACATTCAATAAAGCTGCCATAAGTGAAGTTGAAATGGCTACAAGGAAGCAGAACAAGAGCAGCTTGTGGTATGAAATGAGGTATGGCCGTATCACTGCTTCTAGGGCACATGAGGTGAGTGTATGCAAAACACCTGATGGCTCTTTAATTGCATCCATAATGGGTGCAAAAATACCTGATTCAGCCGCAATGCGAAGAGGCAGAGATTTAGAGTCCTCTGTCCGAAAGACAGTGAGTAGCAAGTTAAAGAAGAAAATAACCACATGTGGGCTATTCATAACTGAAAACTACCCTATGATAGCAGCATCTCCTGACGGTATAACAAATGATGCCATTATGGAAATAAAATGCCCTACCAAGGCCAAAACCAaagaaagttatttaaaaaatggcaatattacaaaaaaattcATGGCTCAGGTGCAACTGCAAATGTATGCAACTGGTTATAAGAAGTGCTTTTTTTGTGTTGCTGACAGCGAGTTCGAAGCAACAAAAAATGTTGACATTATTGTAGTGCCTTATGACAGTGCTTATATTAGCACTTTATTACCAAAATTAGTTACATTTTGGAAAAACAATGTCTATCCCATTTTGTATGTTAACACCAGTGTATgagtaatgaaataaaaaacagttctgtattaaattttttattatttaactatttaataAGAGAATCCTGCAAATTAATTAGAGCACatgcaataataataacatgatCAAGCACACGAAGTATGTTGGTATTAATCACTGAATGTTGTTTTAGCATATGGAATTCCCTTACTCGTCTTATTACCCTTTCGATATGTATTCGCAAGCTAGCTATTATTTTAGTTTGTCGAACTTCAGATTTCGATAACTTTGGGCCAGCACTTACACTTGGTGGCCTTAATAGTTTCATACCCTTCTCATGAAGCATTTGTTCAAGATGCTTGAAACCTCTGTCAGCTAAGATGCAGGTTCCTGGTTGTAATCCATTTAGAAACTTACAGTTTTCTACTATCGTAACATCACTTGCTCTACCCCCAAACCCTTGAGAAACATAATTAACCAATCCATTAGGAGTGCAGGATATTAAATACTTCACAGTATTCCCCTTTTTGTATTCTGACCATGTCAGTGCTTGATGAAGAGCCTTAGATGGTTTTTGTATATCAATTTCTAGACAATCAATAATGCAACTGACATTATGATAGTTGTGTCTAAATGCAATAGGAAGattacttttaataatttttttatccaagTTTACAATGAATGGTCTTAAAACACTACTTATTATTGGTATGTTTCCTACAAATAGTTTACTGGCATAAGATAATGATATTCCAAAATTATCCTCTAGTTCGGAAAATGTACTGTTTAATCTAATTTTTTTCAAGCATAGCAATATGTTTTCCACTTTTATATTTGTGTGCTTATGTATTAACTGAATTAGGAAATAACATTCTTTGGTTATACCAACATACATCAAAGGTTTCTTTTCAATCAAACGCATAGTATTTTTAAGGGATTGTAATTGTTCAATATTTTCATTGGTATCAGTCACATTACTATCGGAATCAGTAACCTTTGATCATGATGTAGGTATAAAAGGAGATGAATGACCACTTTCAAACAAAGAAATATCACTATCAGATTTTTCATCTTCAAGGccaatatttcttttaaatacttTAACAGCTCCTGATTGTGATACTTGAAGACGGCATGATTCAGGCTTAAAAGGCGAGGTGAAACGAGATGTTGTAGAAACTTTAAATGGGGAGGTGGAAATACTTTTATTCTGACATATTGTTTGAACAGCTTTGCTCCTATAATGCCTTATCACTTTAGTTGATACTTGAACAGATTTTTCTAGAGTTATAATAGGATTGGTGATACTTTCTTTGTCTTGAGTTCTTGGTAATTCTGAAAAGACAAcatcaaaaattatttatttaatttaaatatgaataacataaacatttaagtaCTAATATGATAGCTGTGACAAATAtataccttcaggttcaatcaTTTGTATCATAACTTCATCTTTTTGTAATCTTTCAGTTTCAGTAACACTTTGATTTTGAAGACATTCTGTAATAAGATCAGTTCTTTGCCTTTTAAGGAATACTTTTCGAGAAGATCCTTCACCGGACAGCCGTCTTTTGCGATCCTCTTGGCAATCAAATTTAGTTGGCACGGCTTCATCTGCTAAAAGTATCTTTTGACTAAAGCCCATTTTATACATGTTCTTGGTGTCAGTTTCCATCTGCAAAACAAACAGTATTACTGACTAGCAAAATTAAGTTTCACACACAATACAATAGCCTTTAATAAGCCTTTACAAGACAACACAAAACTGTAGAAGTTAGCACGACTTACAAGTTACAAGTAATGAAGTTTTATAACATTGCCTGAGTATATCTCgtattaaaatttacttacattAAAGTGATCTTCACACATAAACACATTTGTATGCGTTAACATGCAATTTGGGTCTCTTCTAGCTAATTGTAACCACATTTTCCGTCTCTTGGGATTCGTTGGTACAGaaacaaatactttttttgGATCCTTTATAGACGTATTTGTACAATGCGGCACTACACACCATTTATAAACCATTTTAACCATTAAATTTGaaggaaattaataaaattctcTTCAGTGTTATTCCCACTTttggacaatgttcgttctccatacattgttcgccgttagagcaacagtgccgaaaaaatactttctaggttctaaatgacacaaatctttccttcaggttcagaatgtccaattcccaaaatgtccaacggtTTCAAAACGTCCAATTCCCGGAATGTCCAATTCCTAAAATGTCCAattctcaaaatgtccaattcccaatatgtccaattcctgaaatgtccagttcccgaaacgtccaattcccaaaatgtccaatctaCTATTATGATGGGTTTGTTAAATAAGTCCTCATAGGCttcctaaaaatatttaataaataaccatacttaaatttaaataatcatttatttatttacaaattattctttcctttttaggtcaaaagaaaaaatataaataactatacATACTTGTACGAGTACAAAGTGCAGTAGCTACAATTTTTTTCTACGTACTTTttgcaaatacaaatacaaaaattttCTATGTTTATATGCCgattttgcaaaaactaaacgcATTCGTACAGAAatatattaattactaatttttaagaAAGGCTATGAGGACTTATTTAACAAACCCATCATAATAGtagattggacattttgggaattggacgtttcgggaactggacatttcaggaattggacatttcgggaattggacatttcgggaattggacattttgggaattggacattctgggaattggacattttgaaaccgttggacattttgggaattggacattctgaacctgaaggtaaaatgtaagaacaattattcctggcggaccaattctataaacttattgatagcaatattgttatcttaacctcttacttactagtattgtattgtattatattattgtatgcacatcgatttgggagatatTCTGTATtatagttgtcgcagccaaattgtattataatattggacgggttttggaaatagctcggcgttccacttttatgatttacttacttacattttgcacgtaaataaataacata harbors:
- the LOC135081310 gene encoding uncharacterized protein LOC135081310; amino-acid sequence: MEISFVRADNSNLPKIDAFMVALFFRNNPDYYSAELKNVKTAVSARETYGDDAIGYVQLHRKDGICTVKCKMCPEHRVRTKSYNVTMVVNEQDSKVISCQCHDCAASAGGCKHAVAFLMWVHRRSEEPACTSVECYWRKPTLSKVGTTLKYITVQQLSKKEIPHRPSITSVYDDFLAEANKRNIHNCELLKHQKNFLHSGVMQFSLHCFIMKQSPDTKQDVDLVIEKMRDTFNKAAISEVEMATRKQNKSSLWYEMRYGRITASRAHEVSVCKTPDGSLIASIMGAKIPDSAAMRRGRDLESSVRKTVSSKLKKKITTCGLFITENYPMIAASPDGITNDAIMEIKCPTKAKTKESYLKNGNITKKFMAQVQLQMYATGYKKCFFCVADSEFEATKNVDIIVVPYDSAYISTLLPKLVTFWKNNVYPILYVNTSV